The Populus trichocarpa isolate Nisqually-1 chromosome 2, P.trichocarpa_v4.1, whole genome shotgun sequence genome has a window encoding:
- the LOC7461814 gene encoding rho GTPase-activating protein REN1 isoform X2: MTNNKNTESSKGDGGPPPPPPPPAPGQLENMRFHGGNVIFKSGPLFISSKGIGWTSWKKRWFILTRTSLVFFRSNPSAIPQKGSEVNLTLGGIDLNNSGSVVVRADKKLLTVLFPDGRDGRAFTLKAETSEDLYGWKTALENALAQAPSTSLVMGQNGIFRDDQADGADGSLEQLKDKHPVKSLVIGRPILLAIEDVDGSPSFLEKALRFIEDHGIKVEGILRQAADVDDVEHRIKEYEQGTTEFSPKEDAHVIADCVKYFLRELPSSPVPTSCCNALLEAWRTDRGSRVNAMRVAVCETFPEPNRRLLQRILLMMQTVASHKAVNRMSTSAVAACMAPLLLRPLLAGDCEIESNFNVGGDGSIQLLKAAAAANHAQAIVITLLEEYEKIFSEGSMSPGLYSDSDECGSEDEEVTDDDESYVDDATEESDVYTDADNDNASSGTCTQSGDSCEDDPSDHEGSDDLSSGFKYPEAEVDNDLKVEQKLSSHPVQASLPDTPDQSNYSLAMLPDKSDDLSVDVSTETSLENKIADYNASPNAKKTTTISNGLVRGKRPTVWGRTAAKKNLSMESIDYPIEEDVEIQKLEATKIEMQNIISEEVKGNAILQANLEKQTKVFHEYRLALQQDVARLQEQLQKEREKRKFLEAGLNTSKGPLQVPVTIDEKMKAELEEITQAEADVANLKQKVDDLHAQLNQQCDERSGSMHGLGNQPMNASLHKAKGNGEEKDAEATASSQFGRSASKDTCMDGAETQQLDSKHCGNSRPISSTNSKRSGARSEGMNSTTSALTRLTTRLNFLKERRSQIANELQNMDKGRGSDLKLEKGRGSEIYSVQNLEKGKGLECLGEEEGKPLQNSEKSTTSDSQSLQDLDGGQYSEDRHLRSLERGKSDGHVSYNAGRGKPLVAPRINSR; this comes from the exons ATGACTAACAACAAAAACACGGAATCTTCCAAG GGAGACGGCGGCCCccctcctccacctccacctccagcACCAGGACAACTTGAAAATATGCGTTTTCACGGTGGCAATGTG ATTTTCAAGAGCGGGCCgctttttatttcatccaaaG GAATTGGATGGACATCCTGGAAGAAAAGGTGGTTTATTCTAACAAGAACATCACTGGTTTTCTTCAGAAGCAATCCG agTGCTATTCCTCAGAAGGGGAGTGAAGTGAACCTGACCCTCGGTGGTATTGACCTCAACAATTCAGGCAG TGTGGTTGTCAGAGCAGATAAAAAGCTCTTGACTGTTCTCTTTCCTGATGGCCGTGATGGACGGGCATTCACTCTCAAG GCTGAAACTTCTGAagatttatatggatggaagACTGCTCTTGAGAATGCTCTGGCACAGGCACCAAGCACCTCTCTTGTGATGGGGCAAAATGGTATATTCCGAGATGATCAGGCTGATGGAGCTGATGGTTCTTTGGAACAGT TGAAGGATAAGCATCCTGTAAAATCTTTGGTCATTGGCAGACCGATTTTACTTGCTATAGAAGATGTTGATGGATCTCCATCTTTTCTGGAGAAGGCTTTAAGGTTTATAGAAGACCATG GAATAAAGGTGGAAGGCATCTTGCGGCAAGCTGCAGATGTTGATGATGTTGAGCATCGAATAAAAGAATATGAGCAGG GAACAACTGAGTTCTCTCCGAAGGAGGATGCACATGTCATTGCTGATTGTGTCAAG TATTTCCTCCGAGAGTTGCCATCATCTCCAGTCCCCACATCATGCTGCAATGCACTGCTTGAAGCATGGC GAACTGATCGTGGCAGTAGGGTAAATGCCATGCGGGTGGCAGTATGTGAAACGTTCCCAGAGCCAAACCGTCGATTATTGCAGAG AATTCTTCTAATGATGCAAACTGTAGCTTCTCACAAAGCTGTAAACCGAATGAGCACTTCTGCTGTGGCTGCTTGTATGGCACCCTTACTTCTTCGTCCTCTTCTAGCCGGTGACTGTGAAATTGAATCCAATTTTAATGTGGGGGGCGATGGTTCCATTCAGCTTCTGAAAGCAGCAGCTGCAGCTAATCATGCACAAGCCATTGTTATAACATTATTGGAAGAGtatgaaaaaatattcagt GAAGGTTCCATGTCCCCAGGACTGTACTCTGATTCAGATGAATGTGGAAGCGAGGATGAGGAGGTAACTGATGATGATGAGTCTTATGTAGATGACGCAACAGAAGAATCTGATGTATATACAGACGCTGATAATGACAATGCATCAAGTGGAACCTGCACTCAGAGCGGTGACTCTTGCGAAGATGATCCATCTGACCATGAG GGCAGTGATGATCTTAGTTCTGGTTTCAAGTACCCTGAAGCTGAGGTAGACAATGATTTGAAAGTTGAACAAAAGTTGTCATCACATCCAGTTCAAGCTTCATTGCCTGATACACCAGATCAAAGCAACTACAGTTTGGCAATGCTGCCAGATAAGTCAGATGACCTGTCTGTTGATGTTTCTACTGAAACAAGTTTGGAGAATAAGATTGCTGATTATAATGCATCCCCAAATGCTAAAAAAACTACCACTATATCAAATGGACTTGTGCGCGGCAAGCGTCCAACTGTTTGGGGACGTACTGCT GCAAAGAAGAACCTTTCTATGGAATCCATTGATTACCCTATTGAGGAAGA TGTTGAAATCCAGAAGCTGGAGGCAACTAAAATTGAGATGCAAAATATAATTTCTGAAGAG GTCAAAGGTAATGCCATTTTGCAAGCCAACTTGGAAAAACAAACGAAGGTGTTTCACGAGTATCGTCTAGCTCTCCAGCAAGAT GTAGCAAGACTACAGGAACAGCTgcaaaaggagagagagaagagaaaatttCTGGAAGCAGGACTTAACACTTCCAAGGGACCCTTGCAAGTTCCAGTCACAATTGATGAAAAA ATGAAGGcagagcttgaggaaataactCAAGCAGAGGCAGATGTTGCCAATTTGAAGCAGAAGGTTGATGATCTACATGCGCAGCTTAATCAACAGTGTGATGAACGCTCTGGTTCTATGCATGGTTTGGGCAATCAGCCTATGAATGCTTCATTACATAAGGCGAAagg GAATGGTGAAGAGAAGGATGCTGAAGCTACTGCTTCTTCACAATTTGGACGTTCTGCAAGCAAG GATACGTGTATGGATGGAGCTGAAACCCAGCAGCTGGATTCAAAACATTGTGGCAACTCCAGACCCATTTCTTCAACCAATTCCAAGAGGTCTGGTGCAAGGAGTGAG GGAATGAATTCCACCACTTCTGCATTGACAAGGTTGACAACCCGGCTCAACTTTCTGAAGGAGCGGCGTAGCCAGATTGCGAATGAACTCCAGAATATGGACAAGGGCCGAGGTTCAGATCTAAAACTCGAGAAGGGCCGAGGTTCAGAAATATATTCGGTTCAAAATCTAGAAAAAGGTAAAGGATTGGAATGTCTGGGAGAAGAAGAGGGAAAACCACTTCAGAATTCTGAAAAATCTACAACATCAGATAGTCAATCACTGCAGGACCTAGATGGTGGACAATATTCAGAAGATCGGCATCTGCGAAGTTTGGAAAGAGGAAAATCTGATGGCCATGTATCCTATAATGCAGGCAGAGGTAAACCTCTGGTGGCTCCAAGGATTAATTCGAGATGA
- the LOC7461814 gene encoding rho GTPase-activating protein REN1 isoform X3 gives MTNNKNTESSKGDGGPPPPPPPPAPGQLENMRFHGGNVIFKSGPLFISSKGIGWTSWKKRWFILTRTSLVFFRSNPSAIPQKGSEVNLTLGGIDLNNSGSVVVRADKKLLTVLFPDGRDGRAFTLKAETSEDLYGWKTALENALAQAPSTSLVMGQNGIFRDDQADGADGSLEQLKDKHPVKSLVIGRPILLAIEDVDGSPSFLEKALRFIEDHGIKVEGILRQAADVDDVEHRIKEYEQGTTEFSPKEDAHVIADCVKYFLRELPSSPVPTSCCNALLEAWRTDRGSRVNAMRVAVCETFPEPNRRLLQRILLMMQTVASHKAVNRMSTSAVAACMAPLLLRPLLAGDCEIESNFNVGGDGSIQLLKAAAAANHAQAIVITLLEEYEKIFSEGSMSPGLYSDSDECGSEDEEVTDDDESYVDDATEESDVYTDADNDNASSGTCTQSGDSCEDDPSDHEMQGSDDLSSGFKYPEAEVDNDLKVEQKLSSHPVQASLPDTPDQSNYSLAMLPDKSDDLSVDVSTETSLENKIADYNASPNAKKTTTISNGLVRGKRPTVWGRTAAKKNLSMESIDYPIEEDVEIQKLEATKIEMQNIISEEVKGNAILQANLEKQTKVFHEYRLALQQDVARLQEQLQKEREKRKFLEAGLNTSKGPLQVPVTIDEKMKAELEEITQAEADVANLKQKVDDLHAQLNQQCDERSGSMHGLGNQPMNASLHKAKGNGEEKDAEATASSQFGRSASKDTCMDGAETQQLDSKHCGNSRPISSTNSKRSGARSEGMNSTTSALTRLTTRLNFLKERRSQIANELQNMDKGRGSEIYSVQNLEKGKGLECLGEEEGKPLQNSEKSTTSDSQSLQDLDGGQYSEDRHLRSLERGKSDGHVSYNAGRGKPLVAPRINSR, from the exons ATGACTAACAACAAAAACACGGAATCTTCCAAG GGAGACGGCGGCCCccctcctccacctccacctccagcACCAGGACAACTTGAAAATATGCGTTTTCACGGTGGCAATGTG ATTTTCAAGAGCGGGCCgctttttatttcatccaaaG GAATTGGATGGACATCCTGGAAGAAAAGGTGGTTTATTCTAACAAGAACATCACTGGTTTTCTTCAGAAGCAATCCG agTGCTATTCCTCAGAAGGGGAGTGAAGTGAACCTGACCCTCGGTGGTATTGACCTCAACAATTCAGGCAG TGTGGTTGTCAGAGCAGATAAAAAGCTCTTGACTGTTCTCTTTCCTGATGGCCGTGATGGACGGGCATTCACTCTCAAG GCTGAAACTTCTGAagatttatatggatggaagACTGCTCTTGAGAATGCTCTGGCACAGGCACCAAGCACCTCTCTTGTGATGGGGCAAAATGGTATATTCCGAGATGATCAGGCTGATGGAGCTGATGGTTCTTTGGAACAGT TGAAGGATAAGCATCCTGTAAAATCTTTGGTCATTGGCAGACCGATTTTACTTGCTATAGAAGATGTTGATGGATCTCCATCTTTTCTGGAGAAGGCTTTAAGGTTTATAGAAGACCATG GAATAAAGGTGGAAGGCATCTTGCGGCAAGCTGCAGATGTTGATGATGTTGAGCATCGAATAAAAGAATATGAGCAGG GAACAACTGAGTTCTCTCCGAAGGAGGATGCACATGTCATTGCTGATTGTGTCAAG TATTTCCTCCGAGAGTTGCCATCATCTCCAGTCCCCACATCATGCTGCAATGCACTGCTTGAAGCATGGC GAACTGATCGTGGCAGTAGGGTAAATGCCATGCGGGTGGCAGTATGTGAAACGTTCCCAGAGCCAAACCGTCGATTATTGCAGAG AATTCTTCTAATGATGCAAACTGTAGCTTCTCACAAAGCTGTAAACCGAATGAGCACTTCTGCTGTGGCTGCTTGTATGGCACCCTTACTTCTTCGTCCTCTTCTAGCCGGTGACTGTGAAATTGAATCCAATTTTAATGTGGGGGGCGATGGTTCCATTCAGCTTCTGAAAGCAGCAGCTGCAGCTAATCATGCACAAGCCATTGTTATAACATTATTGGAAGAGtatgaaaaaatattcagt GAAGGTTCCATGTCCCCAGGACTGTACTCTGATTCAGATGAATGTGGAAGCGAGGATGAGGAGGTAACTGATGATGATGAGTCTTATGTAGATGACGCAACAGAAGAATCTGATGTATATACAGACGCTGATAATGACAATGCATCAAGTGGAACCTGCACTCAGAGCGGTGACTCTTGCGAAGATGATCCATCTGACCATGAG ATGCAGGGCAGTGATGATCTTAGTTCTGGTTTCAAGTACCCTGAAGCTGAGGTAGACAATGATTTGAAAGTTGAACAAAAGTTGTCATCACATCCAGTTCAAGCTTCATTGCCTGATACACCAGATCAAAGCAACTACAGTTTGGCAATGCTGCCAGATAAGTCAGATGACCTGTCTGTTGATGTTTCTACTGAAACAAGTTTGGAGAATAAGATTGCTGATTATAATGCATCCCCAAATGCTAAAAAAACTACCACTATATCAAATGGACTTGTGCGCGGCAAGCGTCCAACTGTTTGGGGACGTACTGCT GCAAAGAAGAACCTTTCTATGGAATCCATTGATTACCCTATTGAGGAAGA TGTTGAAATCCAGAAGCTGGAGGCAACTAAAATTGAGATGCAAAATATAATTTCTGAAGAG GTCAAAGGTAATGCCATTTTGCAAGCCAACTTGGAAAAACAAACGAAGGTGTTTCACGAGTATCGTCTAGCTCTCCAGCAAGAT GTAGCAAGACTACAGGAACAGCTgcaaaaggagagagagaagagaaaatttCTGGAAGCAGGACTTAACACTTCCAAGGGACCCTTGCAAGTTCCAGTCACAATTGATGAAAAA ATGAAGGcagagcttgaggaaataactCAAGCAGAGGCAGATGTTGCCAATTTGAAGCAGAAGGTTGATGATCTACATGCGCAGCTTAATCAACAGTGTGATGAACGCTCTGGTTCTATGCATGGTTTGGGCAATCAGCCTATGAATGCTTCATTACATAAGGCGAAagg GAATGGTGAAGAGAAGGATGCTGAAGCTACTGCTTCTTCACAATTTGGACGTTCTGCAAGCAAG GATACGTGTATGGATGGAGCTGAAACCCAGCAGCTGGATTCAAAACATTGTGGCAACTCCAGACCCATTTCTTCAACCAATTCCAAGAGGTCTGGTGCAAGGAGTGAG GGAATGAATTCCACCACTTCTGCATTGACAAGGTTGACAACCCGGCTCAACTTTCTGAAGGAGCGGCGTAGCCAGATTGCGAATGAACTCCAGAATATGGACAAGGGCCGAG GTTCAGAAATATATTCGGTTCAAAATCTAGAAAAAGGTAAAGGATTGGAATGTCTGGGAGAAGAAGAGGGAAAACCACTTCAGAATTCTGAAAAATCTACAACATCAGATAGTCAATCACTGCAGGACCTAGATGGTGGACAATATTCAGAAGATCGGCATCTGCGAAGTTTGGAAAGAGGAAAATCTGATGGCCATGTATCCTATAATGCAGGCAGAGGTAAACCTCTGGTGGCTCCAAGGATTAATTCGAGATGA
- the LOC7461814 gene encoding rho GTPase-activating protein REN1 isoform X4, producing MTNNKNTESSKGDGGPPPPPPPPAPGQLENMRFHGGNVIFKSGPLFISSKGIGWTSWKKRWFILTRTSLVFFRSNPSAIPQKGSEVNLTLGGIDLNNSGSVVVRADKKLLTVLFPDGRDGRAFTLKAETSEDLYGWKTALENALAQAPSTSLVMGQNGIFRDDQADGADGSLEQLKDKHPVKSLVIGRPILLAIEDVDGSPSFLEKALRFIEDHGIKVEGILRQAADVDDVEHRIKEYEQGTTEFSPKEDAHVIADCVKYFLRELPSSPVPTSCCNALLEAWRTDRGSRVNAMRVAVCETFPEPNRRLLQRILLMMQTVASHKAVNRMSTSAVAACMAPLLLRPLLAGDCEIESNFNVGGDGSIQLLKAAAAANHAQAIVITLLEEYEKIFSEGSMSPGLYSDSDECGSEDEEVTDDDESYVDDATEESDVYTDADNDNASSGTCTQSGDSCEDDPSDHEMQGSDDLSSGFKYPEAEVDNDLKVEQKLSSHPVQASLPDTPDQSNYSLAMLPDKSDDLSVDVSTETSLENKIADYNASPNAKKTTTISNGLVRGKRPTVWGRTAAKKNLSMESIDYPIEEDVEIQKLEATKIEMQNIISEEVKGNAILQANLEKQTKVFHEYRLALQQDVARLQEQLQKEREKRKFLEAGLNTSKGPLQVPVTIDEKMKAELEEITQAEADVANLKQKVDDLHAQLNQQCDERSGSMHGLGNQPMNASLHKAKGNGEEKDAEATASSQFGRSASKDTCMDGAETQQLDSKHCGNSRPISSTNSKRSGARSEVDNPAQLSEGAA from the exons ATGACTAACAACAAAAACACGGAATCTTCCAAG GGAGACGGCGGCCCccctcctccacctccacctccagcACCAGGACAACTTGAAAATATGCGTTTTCACGGTGGCAATGTG ATTTTCAAGAGCGGGCCgctttttatttcatccaaaG GAATTGGATGGACATCCTGGAAGAAAAGGTGGTTTATTCTAACAAGAACATCACTGGTTTTCTTCAGAAGCAATCCG agTGCTATTCCTCAGAAGGGGAGTGAAGTGAACCTGACCCTCGGTGGTATTGACCTCAACAATTCAGGCAG TGTGGTTGTCAGAGCAGATAAAAAGCTCTTGACTGTTCTCTTTCCTGATGGCCGTGATGGACGGGCATTCACTCTCAAG GCTGAAACTTCTGAagatttatatggatggaagACTGCTCTTGAGAATGCTCTGGCACAGGCACCAAGCACCTCTCTTGTGATGGGGCAAAATGGTATATTCCGAGATGATCAGGCTGATGGAGCTGATGGTTCTTTGGAACAGT TGAAGGATAAGCATCCTGTAAAATCTTTGGTCATTGGCAGACCGATTTTACTTGCTATAGAAGATGTTGATGGATCTCCATCTTTTCTGGAGAAGGCTTTAAGGTTTATAGAAGACCATG GAATAAAGGTGGAAGGCATCTTGCGGCAAGCTGCAGATGTTGATGATGTTGAGCATCGAATAAAAGAATATGAGCAGG GAACAACTGAGTTCTCTCCGAAGGAGGATGCACATGTCATTGCTGATTGTGTCAAG TATTTCCTCCGAGAGTTGCCATCATCTCCAGTCCCCACATCATGCTGCAATGCACTGCTTGAAGCATGGC GAACTGATCGTGGCAGTAGGGTAAATGCCATGCGGGTGGCAGTATGTGAAACGTTCCCAGAGCCAAACCGTCGATTATTGCAGAG AATTCTTCTAATGATGCAAACTGTAGCTTCTCACAAAGCTGTAAACCGAATGAGCACTTCTGCTGTGGCTGCTTGTATGGCACCCTTACTTCTTCGTCCTCTTCTAGCCGGTGACTGTGAAATTGAATCCAATTTTAATGTGGGGGGCGATGGTTCCATTCAGCTTCTGAAAGCAGCAGCTGCAGCTAATCATGCACAAGCCATTGTTATAACATTATTGGAAGAGtatgaaaaaatattcagt GAAGGTTCCATGTCCCCAGGACTGTACTCTGATTCAGATGAATGTGGAAGCGAGGATGAGGAGGTAACTGATGATGATGAGTCTTATGTAGATGACGCAACAGAAGAATCTGATGTATATACAGACGCTGATAATGACAATGCATCAAGTGGAACCTGCACTCAGAGCGGTGACTCTTGCGAAGATGATCCATCTGACCATGAG ATGCAGGGCAGTGATGATCTTAGTTCTGGTTTCAAGTACCCTGAAGCTGAGGTAGACAATGATTTGAAAGTTGAACAAAAGTTGTCATCACATCCAGTTCAAGCTTCATTGCCTGATACACCAGATCAAAGCAACTACAGTTTGGCAATGCTGCCAGATAAGTCAGATGACCTGTCTGTTGATGTTTCTACTGAAACAAGTTTGGAGAATAAGATTGCTGATTATAATGCATCCCCAAATGCTAAAAAAACTACCACTATATCAAATGGACTTGTGCGCGGCAAGCGTCCAACTGTTTGGGGACGTACTGCT GCAAAGAAGAACCTTTCTATGGAATCCATTGATTACCCTATTGAGGAAGA TGTTGAAATCCAGAAGCTGGAGGCAACTAAAATTGAGATGCAAAATATAATTTCTGAAGAG GTCAAAGGTAATGCCATTTTGCAAGCCAACTTGGAAAAACAAACGAAGGTGTTTCACGAGTATCGTCTAGCTCTCCAGCAAGAT GTAGCAAGACTACAGGAACAGCTgcaaaaggagagagagaagagaaaatttCTGGAAGCAGGACTTAACACTTCCAAGGGACCCTTGCAAGTTCCAGTCACAATTGATGAAAAA ATGAAGGcagagcttgaggaaataactCAAGCAGAGGCAGATGTTGCCAATTTGAAGCAGAAGGTTGATGATCTACATGCGCAGCTTAATCAACAGTGTGATGAACGCTCTGGTTCTATGCATGGTTTGGGCAATCAGCCTATGAATGCTTCATTACATAAGGCGAAagg GAATGGTGAAGAGAAGGATGCTGAAGCTACTGCTTCTTCACAATTTGGACGTTCTGCAAGCAAG GATACGTGTATGGATGGAGCTGAAACCCAGCAGCTGGATTCAAAACATTGTGGCAACTCCAGACCCATTTCTTCAACCAATTCCAAGAGGTCTGGTGCAAGGAGTGAG GTTGACAACCCGGCTCAACTTTCTGAAGGAGCGGCGTAG
- the LOC7461814 gene encoding rho GTPase-activating protein REN1 isoform X1, protein MTNNKNTESSKGDGGPPPPPPPPAPGQLENMRFHGGNVIFKSGPLFISSKGIGWTSWKKRWFILTRTSLVFFRSNPSAIPQKGSEVNLTLGGIDLNNSGSVVVRADKKLLTVLFPDGRDGRAFTLKAETSEDLYGWKTALENALAQAPSTSLVMGQNGIFRDDQADGADGSLEQLKDKHPVKSLVIGRPILLAIEDVDGSPSFLEKALRFIEDHGIKVEGILRQAADVDDVEHRIKEYEQGTTEFSPKEDAHVIADCVKYFLRELPSSPVPTSCCNALLEAWRTDRGSRVNAMRVAVCETFPEPNRRLLQRILLMMQTVASHKAVNRMSTSAVAACMAPLLLRPLLAGDCEIESNFNVGGDGSIQLLKAAAAANHAQAIVITLLEEYEKIFSEGSMSPGLYSDSDECGSEDEEVTDDDESYVDDATEESDVYTDADNDNASSGTCTQSGDSCEDDPSDHEMQGSDDLSSGFKYPEAEVDNDLKVEQKLSSHPVQASLPDTPDQSNYSLAMLPDKSDDLSVDVSTETSLENKIADYNASPNAKKTTTISNGLVRGKRPTVWGRTAAKKNLSMESIDYPIEEDVEIQKLEATKIEMQNIISEEVKGNAILQANLEKQTKVFHEYRLALQQDVARLQEQLQKEREKRKFLEAGLNTSKGPLQVPVTIDEKMKAELEEITQAEADVANLKQKVDDLHAQLNQQCDERSGSMHGLGNQPMNASLHKAKGNGEEKDAEATASSQFGRSASKDTCMDGAETQQLDSKHCGNSRPISSTNSKRSGARSEGMNSTTSALTRLTTRLNFLKERRSQIANELQNMDKGRGSDLKLEKGRGSEIYSVQNLEKGKGLECLGEEEGKPLQNSEKSTTSDSQSLQDLDGGQYSEDRHLRSLERGKSDGHVSYNAGRGKPLVAPRINSR, encoded by the exons ATGACTAACAACAAAAACACGGAATCTTCCAAG GGAGACGGCGGCCCccctcctccacctccacctccagcACCAGGACAACTTGAAAATATGCGTTTTCACGGTGGCAATGTG ATTTTCAAGAGCGGGCCgctttttatttcatccaaaG GAATTGGATGGACATCCTGGAAGAAAAGGTGGTTTATTCTAACAAGAACATCACTGGTTTTCTTCAGAAGCAATCCG agTGCTATTCCTCAGAAGGGGAGTGAAGTGAACCTGACCCTCGGTGGTATTGACCTCAACAATTCAGGCAG TGTGGTTGTCAGAGCAGATAAAAAGCTCTTGACTGTTCTCTTTCCTGATGGCCGTGATGGACGGGCATTCACTCTCAAG GCTGAAACTTCTGAagatttatatggatggaagACTGCTCTTGAGAATGCTCTGGCACAGGCACCAAGCACCTCTCTTGTGATGGGGCAAAATGGTATATTCCGAGATGATCAGGCTGATGGAGCTGATGGTTCTTTGGAACAGT TGAAGGATAAGCATCCTGTAAAATCTTTGGTCATTGGCAGACCGATTTTACTTGCTATAGAAGATGTTGATGGATCTCCATCTTTTCTGGAGAAGGCTTTAAGGTTTATAGAAGACCATG GAATAAAGGTGGAAGGCATCTTGCGGCAAGCTGCAGATGTTGATGATGTTGAGCATCGAATAAAAGAATATGAGCAGG GAACAACTGAGTTCTCTCCGAAGGAGGATGCACATGTCATTGCTGATTGTGTCAAG TATTTCCTCCGAGAGTTGCCATCATCTCCAGTCCCCACATCATGCTGCAATGCACTGCTTGAAGCATGGC GAACTGATCGTGGCAGTAGGGTAAATGCCATGCGGGTGGCAGTATGTGAAACGTTCCCAGAGCCAAACCGTCGATTATTGCAGAG AATTCTTCTAATGATGCAAACTGTAGCTTCTCACAAAGCTGTAAACCGAATGAGCACTTCTGCTGTGGCTGCTTGTATGGCACCCTTACTTCTTCGTCCTCTTCTAGCCGGTGACTGTGAAATTGAATCCAATTTTAATGTGGGGGGCGATGGTTCCATTCAGCTTCTGAAAGCAGCAGCTGCAGCTAATCATGCACAAGCCATTGTTATAACATTATTGGAAGAGtatgaaaaaatattcagt GAAGGTTCCATGTCCCCAGGACTGTACTCTGATTCAGATGAATGTGGAAGCGAGGATGAGGAGGTAACTGATGATGATGAGTCTTATGTAGATGACGCAACAGAAGAATCTGATGTATATACAGACGCTGATAATGACAATGCATCAAGTGGAACCTGCACTCAGAGCGGTGACTCTTGCGAAGATGATCCATCTGACCATGAG ATGCAGGGCAGTGATGATCTTAGTTCTGGTTTCAAGTACCCTGAAGCTGAGGTAGACAATGATTTGAAAGTTGAACAAAAGTTGTCATCACATCCAGTTCAAGCTTCATTGCCTGATACACCAGATCAAAGCAACTACAGTTTGGCAATGCTGCCAGATAAGTCAGATGACCTGTCTGTTGATGTTTCTACTGAAACAAGTTTGGAGAATAAGATTGCTGATTATAATGCATCCCCAAATGCTAAAAAAACTACCACTATATCAAATGGACTTGTGCGCGGCAAGCGTCCAACTGTTTGGGGACGTACTGCT GCAAAGAAGAACCTTTCTATGGAATCCATTGATTACCCTATTGAGGAAGA TGTTGAAATCCAGAAGCTGGAGGCAACTAAAATTGAGATGCAAAATATAATTTCTGAAGAG GTCAAAGGTAATGCCATTTTGCAAGCCAACTTGGAAAAACAAACGAAGGTGTTTCACGAGTATCGTCTAGCTCTCCAGCAAGAT GTAGCAAGACTACAGGAACAGCTgcaaaaggagagagagaagagaaaatttCTGGAAGCAGGACTTAACACTTCCAAGGGACCCTTGCAAGTTCCAGTCACAATTGATGAAAAA ATGAAGGcagagcttgaggaaataactCAAGCAGAGGCAGATGTTGCCAATTTGAAGCAGAAGGTTGATGATCTACATGCGCAGCTTAATCAACAGTGTGATGAACGCTCTGGTTCTATGCATGGTTTGGGCAATCAGCCTATGAATGCTTCATTACATAAGGCGAAagg GAATGGTGAAGAGAAGGATGCTGAAGCTACTGCTTCTTCACAATTTGGACGTTCTGCAAGCAAG GATACGTGTATGGATGGAGCTGAAACCCAGCAGCTGGATTCAAAACATTGTGGCAACTCCAGACCCATTTCTTCAACCAATTCCAAGAGGTCTGGTGCAAGGAGTGAG GGAATGAATTCCACCACTTCTGCATTGACAAGGTTGACAACCCGGCTCAACTTTCTGAAGGAGCGGCGTAGCCAGATTGCGAATGAACTCCAGAATATGGACAAGGGCCGAGGTTCAGATCTAAAACTCGAGAAGGGCCGAGGTTCAGAAATATATTCGGTTCAAAATCTAGAAAAAGGTAAAGGATTGGAATGTCTGGGAGAAGAAGAGGGAAAACCACTTCAGAATTCTGAAAAATCTACAACATCAGATAGTCAATCACTGCAGGACCTAGATGGTGGACAATATTCAGAAGATCGGCATCTGCGAAGTTTGGAAAGAGGAAAATCTGATGGCCATGTATCCTATAATGCAGGCAGAGGTAAACCTCTGGTGGCTCCAAGGATTAATTCGAGATGA